Proteins encoded in a region of the Nonomuraea helvata genome:
- a CDS encoding DNRLRE domain-containing protein produces MALSRTRVRRTTPADRAIAAVLSAALAVTVADIPTAYADTPAPQPPPAAVPPDPSTAPAGPSAPDESSARLTARLTGKRVEIESARTEASSTYANPDGTLTEEMFAGPVRVRDGAGWKPVDLALTAAADGTVTPKSHGRALRIGGGASGAKQAAAAGTDLISVAAGNARVTLRWPGALPSPQVSGQSVTYPGVLPGADLTVTATRTGAEQFLLVKQRPTTPLSYRLRLDAPGLTARQAKDGGVELVGKGGKVAATVPAPVMWDARVDQASGEHPHRAPVKMEVSGKDLVLTPDPAFLNDPATAYPVTVDPAVNVGEAFDTFVQQGYNTDNSASTELKLGNNGSGQIAKSFITWNTSGLAGRKILSATLNLWDFHSWSCTAKNWEVWSADQASTTSRYPGPTMAAKYATSSQTKGYGSACAAGWVSANVTSLAQYWADKGWAKSGMGLRASDESDPYGWKRFNSGNAASHTPYIAVTYNGNPSTPLSVWTSPNSEVNSTLYTNSVTPRLYAHVGDPDGGNVRAKFEVYDGSTAVITGLYGAYVASGGFSDAALPAGKLVNGRTYTLKGWGNDGSLDSLQPQSRQFTVDTTRPPAPKLTSGSHPDSGWHGDAGEPASFTATPADSDVAKIAYRLDDGDTATAATTGAAVTFTVTPQAAGPHTLTTYTLDRAGNASEAVTYRFNVGAGALAAPADGTRTARRAELAATGRGEYDRVTFQWRRAQTDAWADIPVAQVLGADGKPLAAWPVAATVADGTATVSGLTWNLVDQLGGDGAVQVRAVFANASGSAGTPAADVVADRQASGAETQNVGPGSVNLLTGDFRVEESEAELFGLALSRTISSRDPKAGTKIASQASPFGPEWSAGGVSDVADSEYAALRETSASSVEITLVDGTPIQFTKTGSGWKPEEGAEDLTLTGSYTLKDADGVVTTFTKPSGATSYLPATTTPPGANNVTRYVYEAASGAQRLKAVIAPTSGVSDAGADCALPSPKTGCRVLELVYATQTGGGDYAGRVKQVLFHDSGTPVAVAQYAYDSAGRLIQSWDPRITPALKTVYGYDTGGRLTSLTSPGQLPWTFVYDADGRLTSAVRQALKPGTADQVEGENRTSIVYNVPLDKAAGGPADLRPQHTAAWGQHDNPTDATAVFPGDQIPDGRSWTRATVTYLDANGRQVNQLTPGGHLSATEHDKFGNVVRELSEGNRELALGTSPRLAELGVSGLPTAERAELLSKRSTYNDDGTRELETLGPLHVVSVGGEETAAREHTVNTYDQGRPGDAPTKDLVTRTEVSARLLSGEDRDTRATATEYDWALGKPLKSIKDPGGLNLVTATSYDGDGNPVKTVLPKGNDAATTITTYYTASGSAPCGGKPAWAGLVCRTAPAGKISGGGDNPDELPTAITTYDRYGNPLTVSETANGVTRVTNTAYDPAGRQIRQWITGGVGEALGAVATVYAPDSGQVAEQQRLDAAGNVTERIVIAYDRLGRRMSYTDADAGVVKTEYDLLDRTTKVTDSAPSTVTYGYDTAAEPRGLAVTMTDSVAGTLTARYDADGEFASGDLPGGLHVSVTDDETGTDVSRVYTKDGLDQPVLSEQVTESVHGQWAADARGDAGYERAYGYDKTGRLTSARESAGGVCTLRRYGFDDNSNRTRLATQSQEGTCPEADDAAAEITSYAYDSGDRLVGDGYRYDALGRTTALPGGTTFDYHVNDLARRQTAGDQTLTWSLDPADRFRSTAGAAGTVVNHYGSDGDSPRWSTEPGGKVLRNVSGFDGDLAAITGANGDVRLQLTTLHGDVGTEYTLGTATATVVDADEYGVARGPARRYGWLGGKQRAADTLDGTMLMGVRLYNPSLGRFLQLDPVEGGSANAYEYCSGDPVNCTDLDGKWGCGWCRKLRHKARHVWRRAKVHYRAFRYGWNTGRGWGGFVHRWASSGRRWVSRGSFIVGVGFGTYSCLRRRTMRGCAKAYWENSAIGGLSGALYGIGRGSWRWRHWWRRTHR; encoded by the coding sequence GTGGCTTTATCCCGCACCCGCGTCCGCCGGACGACCCCGGCGGACCGGGCCATCGCGGCCGTGCTCTCCGCGGCACTGGCCGTAACTGTCGCGGACATCCCCACGGCGTACGCGGACACCCCCGCCCCCCAACCCCCACCGGCGGCCGTGCCGCCCGACCCCTCCACCGCTCCGGCCGGGCCCAGCGCGCCCGACGAGAGCTCGGCCAGGCTGACCGCCCGGCTCACCGGCAAGCGAGTCGAGATCGAATCGGCACGTACCGAGGCCTCCTCCACCTACGCCAACCCCGACGGCACCCTCACCGAGGAGATGTTCGCCGGGCCGGTCAGAGTGCGCGACGGCGCCGGGTGGAAGCCCGTCGATCTCGCGCTCACAGCGGCCGCCGACGGCACGGTGACCCCCAAGTCGCACGGCAGGGCGCTGCGCATCGGCGGCGGCGCGAGCGGCGCCAAGCAGGCCGCGGCCGCCGGGACCGACCTGATCAGCGTGGCCGCCGGGAACGCCCGCGTGACCCTGCGCTGGCCGGGCGCGCTCCCGTCGCCTCAGGTGTCGGGCCAGAGCGTCACCTACCCCGGCGTGCTGCCCGGCGCCGACCTGACGGTCACCGCGACCAGGACGGGCGCCGAGCAGTTCCTGCTGGTCAAGCAGCGGCCCACCACCCCGCTGTCCTACCGGCTCAGGCTGGACGCCCCCGGGCTCACGGCCCGCCAGGCCAAGGACGGCGGCGTCGAACTGGTGGGCAAGGGCGGCAAGGTCGCCGCGACCGTGCCCGCGCCCGTGATGTGGGACGCGCGGGTGGACCAGGCCTCCGGCGAGCACCCGCATCGCGCGCCGGTGAAGATGGAGGTGTCGGGCAAGGACCTCGTGCTCACGCCCGACCCGGCCTTCCTGAACGACCCCGCCACCGCCTACCCGGTCACCGTCGACCCGGCGGTCAACGTGGGCGAGGCGTTCGACACGTTCGTGCAGCAGGGCTACAACACCGACAATTCCGCCTCCACCGAGCTCAAGCTCGGCAACAACGGCAGCGGGCAGATCGCCAAGTCGTTCATCACCTGGAACACCTCCGGCCTGGCCGGGCGGAAGATCCTGTCCGCCACGCTCAACCTGTGGGACTTCCACTCCTGGTCATGCACGGCCAAGAACTGGGAGGTGTGGAGCGCCGACCAGGCCTCCACCACCAGCCGCTACCCGGGCCCCACCATGGCGGCCAAGTACGCCACCTCCAGCCAGACCAAGGGCTACGGCTCCGCCTGCGCCGCAGGCTGGGTCAGCGCCAACGTCACGTCGCTGGCGCAGTACTGGGCGGACAAGGGCTGGGCCAAGTCCGGCATGGGGCTGCGCGCCTCGGACGAGTCCGACCCGTACGGGTGGAAGCGGTTCAACTCCGGCAACGCGGCCTCGCACACGCCGTACATCGCGGTGACGTACAACGGCAACCCGAGCACGCCGCTCTCCGTCTGGACCAGCCCGAACAGCGAGGTGAACAGCACCCTCTACACCAACTCGGTGACGCCGCGGCTGTACGCCCACGTCGGCGACCCCGACGGCGGCAACGTGCGCGCCAAGTTCGAGGTGTACGACGGCAGCACCGCGGTCATCACCGGCCTGTACGGCGCGTACGTGGCCTCCGGAGGGTTCTCGGACGCCGCTCTGCCGGCCGGCAAGCTGGTCAACGGCCGCACCTACACGCTCAAGGGCTGGGGCAACGACGGCTCGCTGGACTCCCTGCAGCCGCAGTCCCGGCAGTTCACCGTCGACACCACGCGGCCGCCCGCGCCCAAGCTGACCAGCGGCTCCCACCCGGACTCCGGATGGCACGGCGACGCCGGCGAGCCGGCCTCGTTCACCGCCACGCCGGCCGACTCCGACGTCGCCAAGATCGCCTACCGGCTCGACGACGGTGACACGGCCACGGCGGCCACGACCGGCGCGGCCGTCACGTTCACGGTGACCCCGCAGGCCGCGGGGCCGCACACGCTGACGACGTACACCCTCGACCGGGCGGGCAACGCCTCCGAGGCGGTGACGTACCGCTTCAACGTCGGAGCGGGCGCGCTGGCCGCGCCGGCCGACGGCACACGGACGGCCCGCCGCGCCGAACTGGCCGCGACCGGGCGCGGCGAGTACGACCGGGTGACCTTCCAGTGGCGGCGCGCGCAGACCGACGCCTGGGCCGACATCCCCGTCGCGCAGGTGCTCGGCGCCGACGGCAAGCCGCTGGCGGCCTGGCCGGTCGCGGCGACGGTGGCCGACGGCACCGCGACGGTGTCGGGGCTGACCTGGAACCTGGTCGACCAGCTCGGCGGCGACGGCGCCGTCCAGGTCCGCGCCGTGTTCGCCAACGCCTCGGGCTCGGCGGGCACGCCGGCCGCCGACGTGGTCGCGGACCGGCAGGCATCGGGGGCCGAGACGCAGAACGTGGGGCCGGGCAGCGTCAACCTGCTGACCGGCGACTTCCGGGTGGAGGAGAGCGAGGCCGAGCTGTTCGGCCTGGCGCTGTCGAGGACGATCTCCTCGCGCGACCCCAAGGCCGGCACCAAGATCGCCTCGCAGGCGTCTCCGTTCGGCCCCGAATGGTCGGCCGGCGGCGTGTCGGACGTCGCCGACTCCGAGTACGCGGCGCTGCGCGAGACCTCCGCCAGCTCCGTCGAGATCACGCTGGTGGACGGGACGCCCATCCAGTTCACCAAGACCGGCAGCGGCTGGAAGCCGGAGGAGGGCGCCGAGGACCTGACGCTGACCGGCTCCTACACGCTCAAGGACGCCGACGGCGTGGTCACCACGTTCACCAAGCCCTCGGGCGCGACGTCGTACCTGCCGGCCACGACGACCCCGCCCGGCGCGAACAACGTCACCCGCTACGTCTACGAGGCCGCGAGCGGCGCCCAGCGGCTCAAGGCGGTCATCGCGCCCACCAGCGGGGTGTCCGACGCGGGTGCGGACTGCGCGCTGCCCTCGCCCAAGACCGGCTGCCGGGTGCTGGAGCTCGTCTACGCCACGCAGACCGGCGGCGGCGACTACGCGGGCCGGGTCAAGCAGGTCCTGTTCCACGACTCCGGCACGCCCGTGGCCGTCGCGCAGTACGCCTACGACAGCGCCGGCCGCCTGATCCAGTCGTGGGACCCGCGCATCACGCCGGCGCTCAAGACGGTTTACGGCTACGACACCGGCGGCCGCCTCACCTCGCTCACCTCGCCGGGACAGCTCCCGTGGACGTTCGTCTACGACGCCGACGGCAGGCTGACCAGCGCGGTCCGGCAGGCGCTCAAGCCGGGCACGGCCGACCAGGTGGAGGGCGAGAACCGCACCTCCATCGTCTACAACGTGCCGCTGGACAAGGCCGCCGGTGGGCCGGCCGACCTGCGGCCGCAGCACACCGCGGCCTGGGGGCAGCACGACAACCCCACCGACGCCACCGCCGTCTTCCCCGGCGACCAGATCCCCGACGGCCGCTCCTGGACCAGGGCCACCGTCACCTACCTCGACGCCAACGGGCGGCAGGTCAACCAGCTCACGCCGGGCGGTCACCTGTCGGCCACCGAGCACGACAAGTTCGGCAACGTCGTGCGCGAGCTGTCGGAGGGCAACCGCGAGCTGGCGCTCGGCACCTCGCCGCGCCTGGCCGAGCTCGGCGTCTCCGGGCTGCCCACGGCCGAACGGGCCGAGCTGCTGTCCAAGCGTTCGACGTACAACGACGACGGCACCCGGGAGCTGGAGACCCTCGGTCCGCTGCACGTCGTGTCGGTGGGCGGCGAGGAGACGGCGGCCAGGGAGCACACCGTCAACACCTACGACCAGGGGCGTCCCGGCGACGCGCCCACCAAGGACCTGGTGACCAGGACCGAGGTGAGCGCACGCCTGCTCAGCGGCGAGGACCGGGACACGCGGGCGACCGCCACCGAGTACGACTGGGCGCTCGGCAAGCCGCTCAAGAGCATCAAGGACCCCGGCGGGCTGAACCTGGTGACGGCCACGTCGTACGACGGCGACGGCAACCCCGTCAAGACCGTGCTGCCCAAGGGCAACGACGCGGCCACCACGATCACCACGTACTACACCGCCTCCGGCAGCGCGCCGTGCGGCGGCAAGCCGGCGTGGGCGGGGCTGGTGTGCCGGACGGCGCCCGCCGGGAAGATCAGCGGAGGCGGCGACAACCCCGACGAACTGCCCACCGCCATCACCACCTACGACCGCTACGGCAACCCGCTGACGGTCTCCGAGACCGCCAACGGCGTCACCCGCGTCACCAACACCGCCTACGACCCGGCGGGACGCCAGATCCGCCAGTGGATCACCGGCGGCGTCGGCGAGGCGCTGGGCGCCGTGGCCACGGTGTACGCGCCCGACTCCGGCCAGGTGGCCGAGCAGCAGCGCCTGGACGCCGCGGGCAACGTCACCGAGCGGATCGTGATCGCCTACGACCGGCTCGGCCGGCGGATGTCCTACACCGACGCCGACGCCGGGGTGGTCAAGACCGAGTACGACCTGCTCGACCGGACCACGAAGGTGACCGACTCCGCGCCGTCCACCGTCACCTACGGCTACGACACCGCGGCCGAGCCGCGTGGCCTGGCCGTGACGATGACGGACTCGGTGGCGGGCACGTTGACCGCCCGGTACGACGCCGACGGGGAGTTCGCCTCCGGCGACCTGCCCGGAGGCCTGCACGTGAGCGTGACCGACGACGAGACCGGCACCGATGTCTCGCGCGTCTACACCAAGGACGGGCTGGACCAGCCCGTGCTGAGCGAGCAGGTCACCGAGTCGGTGCACGGCCAGTGGGCCGCCGACGCGCGCGGCGACGCCGGGTACGAGCGGGCCTACGGCTACGACAAGACCGGCCGCCTGACCTCGGCCAGGGAGTCGGCGGGCGGGGTGTGCACGCTGCGCCGCTACGGCTTCGACGACAACTCCAACCGGACCCGCCTGGCCACCCAGTCTCAGGAGGGCACGTGCCCGGAGGCCGACGACGCCGCGGCGGAGATCACCTCCTACGCCTACGACTCCGGGGACCGGCTGGTGGGTGACGGCTACCGCTATGACGCGCTCGGCCGTACGACCGCCCTGCCGGGCGGGACGACGTTCGACTACCACGTCAACGACCTGGCCCGCCGGCAGACCGCGGGCGACCAGACGCTGACCTGGTCGCTGGACCCGGCCGACCGGTTCAGGTCCACCGCCGGCGCGGCGGGCACCGTCGTGAACCACTACGGCTCCGACGGCGACTCGCCGCGCTGGAGCACCGAGCCCGGCGGCAAGGTGCTCAGGAACGTCTCCGGCTTCGACGGCGACCTGGCGGCGATCACCGGCGCGAACGGTGACGTGCGCCTGCAGCTGACCACGCTGCACGGCGACGTCGGCACCGAGTACACGCTGGGCACCGCGACCGCCACCGTGGTGGACGCCGACGAGTACGGGGTGGCGCGCGGTCCGGCCCGCAGGTACGGCTGGCTGGGCGGCAAGCAGCGCGCCGCCGACACGCTGGACGGCACCATGCTCATGGGCGTGCGGCTCTACAACCCGTCGCTGGGCCGGTTCCTGCAACTCGACCCGGTGGAGGGCGGCAGTGCCAACGCCTACGAGTACTGCTCGGGCGACCCGGTCAACTGCACCGACCTGGACGGCAAGTGGGGCTGCGGCTGGTGCCGCAAGCTCCGCCACAAGGCCAGGCACGTCTGGCGCCGGGCCAAGGTCCACTACCGGGCCTTCCGGTACGGCTGGAACACCGGCCGGGGCTGGGGCGGTTTCGTCCACCGGTGGGCGAGCAGCGGCCGGCGCTGGGTCAGCCGGGGCTCCTTCATCGTCGGCGTGGGCTTCGGCACCTACAGCTGTCTCCGCAGGCGCACGATGAGAGGGTGCGCCAAGGCGTACTGGGAGAACAGCGCGATCGGCGGCCTGTCCGGTGCGCTGTACGGCATCGGCCGCGGGTCGTGGCGGTGGCGCCACTGGTGGCGCCGCACGCACCGGTAA
- a CDS encoding alpha/beta hydrolase translates to MGLEFDDVAGQRIVTFGTGPRTIIAVHGITASLMAWGAVGRRLPEGWRLVAMDLRGRGHSAALPGPYGLPRHAEDVLRVADHVGAGPDAVLTGHSMGAYVAALAAAERDFARVVLVDGGLPLPPLPEDADVDEVMEVTLGPAIARLRQTFPTADAYVDFFKAHPAFAGQWNADVEAYVRYDLTGPEGALRSRAVEEAVLQDGRWLRLEPEAIAAALGSVQTPLTLLRAPRGLLNQDAGFLPDDLALPWTTRLPGLRDEVIPDCNHYTILFHDRCASAVVTHLTSLA, encoded by the coding sequence ATGGGACTTGAGTTCGACGATGTCGCCGGTCAGCGGATCGTGACGTTCGGAACGGGACCGCGCACGATCATCGCGGTCCACGGGATCACGGCCTCCCTGATGGCGTGGGGAGCGGTGGGGCGGCGGCTGCCGGAGGGATGGCGCCTGGTCGCGATGGACCTGCGCGGGCGCGGGCACAGCGCCGCGCTGCCCGGCCCGTACGGGCTCCCGAGGCACGCCGAGGACGTCCTGCGCGTCGCCGACCACGTCGGGGCGGGTCCGGACGCGGTGCTGACCGGGCACTCGATGGGCGCGTACGTGGCCGCCCTGGCCGCCGCCGAACGGGACTTCGCCCGGGTGGTGCTGGTGGACGGCGGCCTCCCCCTGCCGCCGCTGCCCGAGGACGCGGACGTCGACGAGGTCATGGAGGTCACGCTCGGACCGGCGATCGCCCGGCTGCGCCAGACGTTCCCCACGGCCGACGCGTACGTCGACTTCTTCAAGGCGCATCCGGCCTTCGCCGGGCAGTGGAACGCCGACGTGGAGGCGTACGTCCGCTACGACCTGACGGGCCCCGAGGGTGCGCTGCGGTCGCGGGCGGTGGAGGAGGCGGTGCTGCAGGACGGGCGCTGGTTGCGGCTGGAGCCGGAGGCCATCGCGGCCGCCCTCGGATCCGTCCAGACGCCGCTCACCCTGCTCAGAGCGCCTCGCGGACTGCTCAACCAGGACGCCGGCTTCCTCCCCGACGATCTGGCCCTGCCCTGGACCACCCGCCTTCCTGGGCTGCGGGACGAGGTGATCCCGGACTGCAACCACTACACGATCCTGTTCCACGACCGCTGCGCGTCGGCCGTCGTCACCCACCTCACCTCTCTGGCCTGA
- a CDS encoding hotdog fold domain-containing protein codes for MTTAALQTVLTVPQRFRGPAGVANGGWIAGTMAEALNGGRSAVEVTLHAPTPLETELRLEHVANSVSLSDGDKLLVEAIPVAEDLEGPGFVPFNDAARAEAGFVGLKAHPFAECFACGLREPGDGLRIFPGPVEGTDLVAAGWRVPFTVTGEDGVPASIVGAVLDCITGWAHFGPGESALLGRLAVQIHRPVHPGGRYSVVARPTGRDGRKMYGQSAIYEVDGTLVAAARATWIAPR; via the coding sequence GAGTCGCCAACGGCGGCTGGATAGCGGGCACCATGGCGGAGGCGCTGAACGGTGGTCGATCAGCCGTCGAGGTCACGCTGCACGCGCCCACGCCCTTGGAGACCGAGCTGCGCCTCGAGCACGTCGCCAACTCCGTGTCCCTCTCGGACGGCGACAAGCTGCTGGTCGAGGCCATCCCCGTGGCCGAGGACCTGGAGGGTCCCGGGTTCGTGCCGTTCAACGACGCCGCGCGCGCCGAGGCCGGGTTCGTGGGCCTGAAGGCGCACCCGTTCGCCGAGTGCTTCGCCTGCGGCCTGCGCGAGCCAGGTGACGGCCTGCGCATCTTCCCCGGCCCGGTGGAGGGCACGGACCTGGTGGCGGCCGGCTGGCGGGTGCCGTTCACGGTGACGGGCGAGGACGGGGTGCCCGCGTCGATCGTGGGCGCGGTGCTCGACTGCATCACCGGCTGGGCCCACTTCGGCCCCGGCGAGTCCGCGCTGCTCGGACGGCTCGCGGTGCAGATCCACCGCCCGGTCCACCCCGGCGGCCGCTACTCCGTGGTGGCCCGCCCGACCGGCCGCGACGGGCGCAAGATGTACGGCCAGAGCGCCATCTACGAGGTGGACGGCACGCTCGTCGCCGCCGCCCGCGCGACCTGGATCGCTCCACGCTGA